A single Arachidicoccus sp. BS20 DNA region contains:
- a CDS encoding sensor histidine kinase, with product MIVLYSVSPFFFIKILFDIIRYYSVAFSAKQKAAQLEIDKLNLESDFLKAQLNPHFLFNTLNNLYGLSLRKDENIPNIILHLSAIMRYTLYESGTDKVPLSQEIEFIENYVSLEKIRYNQSKEIYLDIDESGISNQMIAPLLTFIFIENAFKYGLKSASRSFLKIKIYVIDNFFYFSIINDKEPDIANNTNYKFHGLGITNVKKRLELYYHDKYNLSIHNKETYFEVMLQIELA from the coding sequence ATGATTGTATTATATTCTGTATCTCCATTCTTCTTTATAAAAATTCTTTTTGATATCATTCGTTATTATTCGGTTGCCTTCAGTGCAAAACAAAAAGCCGCTCAATTGGAAATCGATAAACTAAATCTGGAAAGTGATTTTCTGAAAGCGCAACTTAATCCGCATTTTTTATTCAACACATTAAACAACCTCTATGGATTATCTTTAAGAAAAGACGAAAATATTCCGAACATCATATTGCACTTGTCCGCCATTATGCGTTATACTTTGTACGAATCAGGCACAGATAAAGTACCGCTTTCACAAGAAATTGAATTTATCGAAAACTATGTATCATTGGAAAAAATCCGTTACAATCAATCCAAAGAAATTTACTTGGATATTGACGAATCCGGAATCTCTAACCAAATGATTGCTCCTTTACTTACATTTATCTTTATTGAAAATGCTTTCAAGTACGGATTAAAGTCTGCAAGCCGCAGCTTTTTGAAAATAAAAATTTACGTTATTGATAATTTTTTTTATTTTTCCATTATTAACGATAAAGAACCGGATATTGCAAACAATACTAATTATAAATTCCATGGATTAGGAATTACAAACGTGAAAAAAAGGTTGGAACTTTACTATCATGATAAATATAATTTGTCTATTCATAACAAGGAAACTTATTTCGAAGTAATGTTACAAATAGAATTAGCATGA
- a CDS encoding LytR/AlgR family response regulator transcription factor: MTARRMRCLIVDDEPIGRSIVEDFVGQTTSLELCASCEDAFEAMNILQKESIDILFSDIQMPKINGIELVKSLPFPPAIIFITAHRAFAVDGYELNITDYLLKPVSYERFLKAVNKVAARIESMKNSIPQPSAENSLYIFLKANNKLNKILIDDIFYIEVIKDYVKINTGKNIFVTLSSMKAIEERLPADKFFKIHRAYVVALKHIKSIMGNMVELSNGDVLNIAKIRKEDLYKALNINDTL, translated from the coding sequence ATGACAGCAAGAAGAATGAGATGTCTTATTGTAGATGACGAGCCGATTGGCAGAAGCATTGTGGAAGATTTTGTTGGTCAAACCACAAGCCTTGAGCTATGCGCTTCGTGTGAAGATGCTTTTGAAGCGATGAACATCTTACAAAAAGAATCAATTGACATATTGTTCAGCGATATCCAAATGCCTAAAATCAACGGCATAGAATTAGTCAAATCCCTACCATTTCCACCGGCTATTATTTTCATAACAGCGCATAGAGCTTTTGCAGTTGACGGTTATGAGCTTAACATAACGGATTATTTATTAAAGCCCGTATCTTATGAACGTTTTCTTAAAGCCGTAAATAAAGTAGCTGCAAGAATAGAATCCATGAAAAATTCCATCCCGCAGCCTTCCGCAGAAAATTCGCTTTACATCTTCTTAAAAGCCAATAATAAACTCAATAAAATTCTAATCGACGACATTTTTTACATAGAAGTAATAAAAGATTATGTCAAAATTAATACAGGCAAGAATATATTCGTTACGCTTTCAAGTATGAAAGCAATTGAAGAAAGATTGCCCGCCGATAAATTTTTCAAGATTCATAGAGCCTATGTGGTTGCTCTCAAACATATCAAATCTATCATGGGAAATATGGTAGAATTGTCTAATGGAGATGTATTAAATATTGCTAAAATACGCAAAGAAGATCTGTACAAAGCTCTTAACATCAATGATACATTGTGA
- a CDS encoding LytR/AlgR family response regulator transcription factor: MNINCLIIEDEPLATYVIEQYIEQTPFLNTTKFDYLKDALDFIHDNKPDIIFLDVNTGSIDKYQIQRLMQKKDLMIIFITAYPKSFIEKNLQLDISNLGYLHKPVSYKAFVRELERIIV; encoded by the coding sequence ATGAACATAAATTGCCTGATTATAGAAGACGAACCATTAGCGACTTATGTTATCGAACAATATATTGAACAAACGCCATTTTTAAATACTACGAAATTTGATTATTTAAAAGATGCCTTAGACTTTATTCACGATAATAAACCGGACATTATATTTCTTGACGTTAATACAGGCAGTATCGATAAATATCAAATTCAGCGGTTAATGCAAAAAAAAGATTTAATGATAATATTTATTACGGCATATCCTAAATCTTTTATTGAAAAAAATTTACAGCTGGATATCTCTAATTTAGGTTATCTCCATAAACCGGTTAGCTACAAGGCATTTGTTCGGGAACTTGAGCGTATCATAGTATAA
- a CDS encoding gamma carbonic anhydrase family protein yields the protein MLHSLRGKTPQVGENVFIAPTATIVGDVTIGNDCSVWFNAVIRGDVNSITIGNKVNIQDGVMVHCTYEKTKTVIGNNVSIGHRAIIHGCTIHDNVLIGMGAIVMDNCLIHSNSIIAAGAVVLENTIVEEGAIYAGVPAKKVKEISPDLIEQEIERIANNYVFYADWYKDFK from the coding sequence ATGTTACATTCTTTAAGAGGCAAAACGCCGCAGGTTGGAGAAAATGTTTTTATCGCGCCCACAGCAACTATCGTCGGCGACGTTACCATTGGCAATGATTGCAGCGTGTGGTTCAACGCAGTTATCCGCGGCGATGTTAATTCTATTACCATTGGCAACAAAGTAAATATTCAAGATGGCGTAATGGTGCATTGCACTTACGAAAAAACGAAAACCGTTATCGGCAACAATGTTTCCATCGGGCACCGTGCCATTATTCACGGCTGCACTATTCACGACAATGTCTTAATCGGCATGGGCGCGATTGTGATGGATAATTGTTTGATTCATTCCAATTCCATCATTGCCGCAGGTGCGGTGGTTTTGGAAAATACGATTGTGGAAGAAGGCGCAATTTATGCAGGCGTTCCTGCAAAAAAAGTGAAAGAAATTTCCCCCGATTTAATTGAGCAGGAAATAGAACGCATAGCCAACAATTACGTTTTCTATGCAGATTGGTACAAGGATTTTAAATAA
- a CDS encoding phosphoribosylaminoimidazolesuccinocarboxamide synthase codes for MPQFQFPNQTNFYKGKVRDVYTIGDDTLVMVASDRISAFDVILPKPIPYKGQVLNQVAAEMLKATQDVCPNWLTAVPAPNVSIGKKCVPFKIEMVVRGNLTGHAWRTYSSGKRILCGVNLPEGLKENDFFPAPIITPSTKADEGHDEDISKEEIIAKGLATQDEWNTLEKYALALFARGKELAAKRGLILVDTKYEFGKLGDEIILMDEIHTPDSSRYFYADGFEERQAKGERQKQLSKEFVREWLMENNFMGKENQTVPEMPDEWIDTISKRYIELYEQVTGKKFVPENRSDEATYKAIVEALA; via the coding sequence ATGCCCCAATTTCAATTTCCCAACCAGACAAATTTTTACAAAGGCAAAGTGCGCGACGTTTATACCATCGGCGATGATACGTTGGTGATGGTTGCAAGCGATCGCATTTCCGCATTCGACGTGATACTTCCAAAACCCATTCCTTACAAAGGACAAGTCTTAAACCAGGTTGCGGCAGAAATGCTGAAAGCCACGCAGGACGTGTGTCCTAATTGGCTCACGGCTGTTCCTGCGCCCAATGTTTCCATTGGTAAAAAATGTGTTCCGTTCAAAATTGAAATGGTGGTGCGCGGCAATCTTACGGGTCATGCGTGGCGGACATATTCAAGCGGAAAAAGAATTTTGTGCGGCGTAAATTTGCCCGAAGGATTAAAAGAAAATGATTTTTTTCCTGCGCCGATTATCACGCCATCGACCAAAGCCGATGAAGGGCACGATGAAGATATTTCCAAAGAAGAAATTATTGCAAAAGGTTTGGCAACGCAGGATGAATGGAACACGTTGGAAAAATATGCGCTGGCTTTATTCGCACGCGGCAAAGAATTGGCTGCAAAGCGCGGCTTGATTTTGGTGGACACAAAATATGAATTTGGGAAATTAGGCGACGAAATTATTCTGATGGACGAAATTCATACGCCCGATTCTTCGCGCTACTTTTATGCAGATGGATTTGAAGAACGACAAGCAAAAGGCGAACGGCAGAAACAACTGAGCAAAGAATTTGTGCGCGAATGGCTGATGGAAAATAATTTCATGGGCAAAGAAAATCAAACCGTTCCCGAAATGCCGGACGAATGGATTGATACCATTTCCAAAAGATACATTGAATTGTACGAGCAGGTTACAGGCAAAAAATTTGTTCCCGAAAACCGGAGCGACGAAGCAACGTATAAAGCAATTGTGGAAGCCTTAGCGTAA
- a CDS encoding glycoside hydrolase family 15 protein produces the protein MSTRHIYQSGIIGNCAYIAHVQKDTNISWLCLPAFDSSFVFGSKLDKKAGGEFSILPDGKYTSEQRYLPNTNVLETTITNDEGAYKVTDFAPRFRQYGRYFKPLMLIRKVEKLSGMPRVRMRCYPVTDYGRKRLARHRGSNHIEFSGGTDIMRLTTNAPVSHFFERGTLVLYDTIYLVLTYGEPLEAPLENTVEHFLLQTINYWQRWIKHTNISNLYQDAVIRSALALKIHQYEDTGAIIAASTTSLPEYPGSGRNWDYRYCWLRDSYYVLSSLLRLGHFEEMELYAKFLANISANEPGKFQPLYSITGKKKLEEEELSNLSGYMDNQPVRIGNQAYEHIQNDVYGQMLLTLLPLYTDSRFVAAERSHSVSWLESLVTKIEQTIDEKDAGIWEFRNFANHHCYTNLFQWAGSNAAAVIARKLGDRQLEKRAQRLTSTAAKYIEACYDPSRKVYTHAVGKTPLDASTLQLIVMNYLDPSSQKAKDHLAALEKELRGETGLFYRYLHADDFGKPKSTFLICAFWYIEALASVGRLDDAIETFENLLGYANHLLLFSEDVDAANGDQWGNFPQAYSHVGLINAVSCIATKLDKPRFLV, from the coding sequence ATGAGCACAAGACACATTTACCAGAGCGGCATTATTGGAAACTGCGCTTACATTGCGCACGTACAAAAAGATACTAATATCTCGTGGCTGTGCCTGCCCGCATTTGACAGTAGTTTTGTATTTGGCAGTAAGTTGGACAAAAAAGCAGGTGGAGAATTTTCTATTCTTCCCGATGGAAAATATACCTCGGAACAACGTTATCTGCCCAATACCAATGTTTTGGAAACAACCATTACCAACGACGAAGGCGCTTATAAAGTTACGGATTTCGCGCCGCGCTTCCGGCAATACGGTCGCTATTTCAAACCACTCATGCTGATTCGAAAAGTGGAAAAACTCAGCGGAATGCCGCGCGTAAGAATGCGCTGTTATCCCGTAACCGATTATGGCAGAAAACGTTTGGCAAGACATCGTGGAAGCAATCATATCGAATTTAGCGGCGGTACAGATATAATGCGCCTCACAACCAATGCACCTGTAAGTCATTTTTTTGAACGCGGTACATTGGTTTTATACGATACCATTTATTTGGTGCTGACTTACGGAGAGCCGTTGGAAGCACCATTGGAAAATACAGTAGAACATTTTTTATTACAGACAATCAATTATTGGCAAAGATGGATTAAGCATACCAATATTTCCAACCTCTACCAGGATGCTGTTATCCGCTCGGCGTTGGCATTAAAAATACACCAGTATGAAGATACCGGCGCCATCATTGCAGCCAGCACCACCAGTCTGCCGGAATATCCCGGCAGCGGACGAAACTGGGATTACAGGTACTGCTGGCTCAGAGATAGTTATTACGTGTTGTCTTCGCTACTTCGGCTCGGGCACTTTGAAGAAATGGAGCTTTATGCAAAATTCCTTGCAAACATATCGGCAAACGAACCGGGAAAATTTCAGCCGCTTTACAGCATTACCGGCAAAAAGAAACTGGAAGAAGAAGAGTTAAGCAACCTCTCAGGTTATATGGATAACCAGCCTGTACGCATCGGCAACCAGGCTTATGAGCATATACAAAATGATGTGTATGGTCAGATGCTTTTAACGCTGCTGCCCTTATATACCGATAGCCGCTTTGTGGCGGCAGAGCGCAGTCATTCCGTGAGCTGGCTCGAATCGCTCGTTACCAAAATCGAACAAACAATAGACGAGAAAGACGCCGGCATCTGGGAATTCAGAAACTTTGCCAACCACCATTGCTATACAAATTTATTCCAATGGGCAGGAAGCAACGCGGCAGCTGTCATTGCCCGGAAACTCGGCGACAGACAACTGGAAAAAAGAGCCCAACGTTTAACTTCAACAGCGGCAAAATACATTGAAGCTTGCTACGACCCTTCCAGAAAAGTATATACTCATGCAGTTGGCAAAACGCCATTGGACGCCAGTACGCTGCAACTTATCGTGATGAATTACCTTGACCCGTCGTCTCAAAAAGCGAAAGACCACTTGGCTGCGCTGGAAAAAGAATTACGCGGCGAAACGGGTCTTTTTTACAGATACCTTCATGCAGATGATTTCGGAAAACCCAAATCCACTTTTTTGATTTGCGCGTTTTGGTATATTGAAGCGTTAGCTTCCGTAGGACGCCTGGACGATGCCATAGAAACATTTGAAAACTTGCTCGGTTATGCCAATCATTTGTTGCTGTTTAGTGAAGATGTGGACGCTGCCAATGGCGACCAGTGGGGCAATTTTCCGCAAGCATACAGTCATGTGGGATTAATCAATGCTGTCTCCTGCATTGCCACAAAACTGGACAAGCCGCGTTTTTTAGTCTAA
- the alaS gene encoding alanine--tRNA ligase — MTSSEIRQAFLDFFKSKGHTIVPSAPIVIKNDPTLLFTNAGMNQFKDYFLGNKTPEHKRVADTQKCLRVSGKHNDLEEVGVDTYHHTMFEMLGNWSFGDYFKKEAIAWSWELLTEVYKIPQDKLYVTVFEGDEKEGLPFDEEAYNEWKKHIAEDRILKGNKKDNFWEMGDTGPCGPCSEIHVDCRSEEERKQIDGKTLVNADHPQVIEIWNNVFMQFNRLKDGSLQNLPAKHVDTGMGFERLVRVLQGKQSNYDTDVFTGTISEIEKIVNKTYAFSDSKQDVAFRVLADHIRAIAFTISDGQLPSNTGAGYVIRRILRRAVRYYFSYLDYKTPLLFQLIPHIAQQFEHVFPELKAQQDFVTKVIKEEEDAFLRTLDRGLKRIDELISAEKTVNQINGKDAFELYDTYGFPIDLTRLIASENNLSVDEDGFNQEMQQQKNRSRAATAIDTEDWITINEVAKTSFIGYDNLETETKVVKYRKVKSKNKEQFQIVLEQTPFYAESGGQVGDVGQLIINNEELKIIDTKKENGEIIHFADKIVSDFNFPVVAKVNAGRRLQITLNHSATHLLHAALKEVLGKHVNQKGSLVSPDLLRFDVSHFAKITDEELRKAETIVNAKIRENIPVVIKEMPKDEALKLGAMALFGEKYGDVVRVVMIDPNFSIELCGGTHVGFTGQIGLFKITAESAVAAGVRRIEALTGEAAFQYVSEKTEQVKIISELLKTKEPIKAIEKLQEEKSVLGKRIENLEARQLVGIRNELLQKDELLNVKTQHGQEFAISFIGSVIEVSNADALKKLALDLKNNLRDYVAVLGANIGGKPFVAVGISETVVTALNLDAAKIIKENIAPLIKGGGGGQKTLATAGGQDASNLAQVIEAVKNLIV; from the coding sequence ATGACTTCTTCCGAAATACGTCAGGCATTTTTAGATTTTTTCAAATCGAAAGGGCATACAATTGTTCCCAGCGCGCCCATCGTGATTAAAAACGACCCGACGCTTTTGTTTACCAACGCGGGTATGAATCAATTCAAAGATTATTTTTTGGGTAATAAAACGCCCGAACACAAGCGCGTTGCGGATACACAAAAATGCCTGCGTGTAAGCGGTAAGCATAATGATTTGGAAGAAGTGGGCGTGGACACATATCATCACACCATGTTTGAAATGCTCGGCAACTGGAGCTTTGGCGATTATTTCAAAAAAGAAGCCATTGCGTGGAGCTGGGAATTGCTGACGGAAGTTTATAAAATTCCTCAGGACAAACTGTACGTAACCGTTTTTGAAGGTGATGAAAAAGAAGGTTTGCCTTTCGACGAAGAAGCATACAACGAATGGAAAAAACACATTGCCGAAGACCGCATTTTAAAAGGCAATAAGAAAGACAATTTTTGGGAAATGGGCGACACAGGACCTTGCGGACCTTGCTCCGAAATCCACGTGGATTGCCGCTCCGAAGAAGAACGAAAACAAATTGACGGAAAAACTTTAGTCAATGCCGACCATCCGCAAGTGATTGAAATCTGGAACAATGTGTTTATGCAATTCAATCGTTTGAAAGACGGTTCGCTGCAAAACCTGCCGGCAAAACACGTGGATACGGGAATGGGGTTTGAGCGTTTGGTGCGCGTGTTGCAAGGCAAACAAAGCAATTACGACACCGATGTTTTTACGGGAACAATCAGCGAAATTGAAAAAATTGTAAATAAAACATACGCTTTCAGCGACAGCAAACAAGATGTGGCTTTCCGCGTTTTAGCCGACCATATTCGTGCCATTGCATTTACAATTTCTGACGGACAACTTCCGTCAAACACAGGCGCAGGCTATGTGATTCGTAGAATTTTGCGCCGTGCGGTGCGTTATTATTTTTCTTATCTTGATTATAAAACGCCGTTGTTGTTTCAGTTGATTCCGCACATTGCGCAGCAATTTGAGCATGTTTTTCCCGAATTAAAAGCGCAGCAAGATTTTGTAACGAAAGTAATTAAAGAAGAAGAAGATGCTTTTTTGAGAACATTGGACAGAGGTTTGAAAAGAATTGATGAATTAATATCTGCTGAAAAAACCGTCAATCAAATCAATGGAAAAGATGCGTTTGAACTTTACGACACTTACGGCTTCCCGATTGATTTAACAAGACTGATTGCATCAGAAAATAACTTGTCTGTTGATGAAGATGGTTTCAATCAAGAAATGCAACAACAAAAAAATCGCTCGCGCGCAGCAACGGCAATAGATACAGAAGATTGGATTACGATAAATGAAGTTGCCAAAACTTCTTTCATCGGCTATGACAATTTGGAAACTGAAACCAAAGTTGTCAAATACCGCAAAGTAAAATCGAAAAACAAAGAGCAATTCCAAATTGTTTTGGAACAAACGCCGTTCTATGCCGAAAGCGGCGGACAAGTGGGCGATGTTGGGCAATTAATAATTAATAATGAAGAATTAAAAATTATTGATACGAAGAAAGAAAATGGCGAAATCATTCATTTTGCCGATAAAATTGTAAGTGATTTTAATTTCCCCGTTGTTGCAAAAGTGAATGCGGGACGTCGTTTGCAAATAACTTTGAATCATTCCGCAACGCACTTGCTGCACGCGGCTTTGAAAGAAGTGTTGGGCAAGCACGTCAATCAAAAAGGTTCATTGGTCAGTCCTGATTTGCTGCGTTTTGATGTATCGCATTTTGCAAAAATTACAGACGAAGAATTGCGTAAAGCGGAAACAATTGTGAATGCAAAAATCCGCGAAAATATTCCTGTCGTTATCAAAGAAATGCCGAAAGACGAAGCGCTCAAACTCGGCGCTATGGCGTTGTTCGGCGAAAAATACGGCGATGTTGTGCGCGTAGTAATGATTGACCCGAACTTTTCCATAGAGCTTTGCGGCGGCACACACGTTGGCTTTACGGGACAAATCGGTTTGTTTAAAATAACGGCTGAAAGCGCCGTAGCGGCAGGCGTCCGGCGTATCGAAGCATTGACAGGCGAAGCAGCTTTTCAATATGTTTCGGAAAAAACGGAACAGGTAAAAATCATTTCCGAATTATTAAAAACCAAAGAACCCATAAAAGCGATTGAGAAATTGCAGGAAGAAAAATCGGTTTTGGGAAAAAGAATAGAAAACCTTGAGGCGCGCCAATTGGTAGGCATAAGAAATGAACTGTTGCAGAAAGATGAATTGTTGAATGTAAAAACACAGCACGGACAAGAATTTGCCATCAGCTTTATCGGCTCCGTAATAGAAGTAAGCAACGCCGATGCTTTGAAAAAATTAGCATTGGATTTAAAAAATAATCTGCGCGATTATGTTGCCGTTCTCGGCGCAAACATTGGCGGCAAGCCGTTTGTAGCTGTTGGTATCAGCGAAACTGTTGTAACTGCTTTGAACCTCGATGCAGCAAAAATCATCAAAGAAAATATTGCCCCTTTAATAAAAGGCGGCGGCGGCGGGCAAAAAACTTTAGCAACCGCAGGCGGACAAGATGCGAGCAATCTGGCTCAAGTGATTGAAGCGGTTAAAAATTTGATTGTATAA
- a CDS encoding ribonuclease H-like domain-containing protein, which produces MEHILSQLLFIDIETVPQFPVFEQMPENWQRLFAEKMTKTMPESQSIEPIYNEKAGILAEFGKIICISLGYFFENENKEPTLKVKNIFGDNEADILNEFVLTVQKFKHKFKDFQFAGHNIREFDIPYISRRLLINQIPLPDFLPDAGAKPWEVKMFDTLQYWKFGDYKNYISLHLLANVLGVPTPKDDISGKDVQRVYYEENDLPRIAKYCAKDVAAVANVYLRLNQLPLLKEENVVVD; this is translated from the coding sequence ATGGAGCATATTTTGTCTCAATTGTTGTTTATCGATATTGAAACCGTTCCGCAATTTCCGGTTTTTGAACAAATGCCGGAAAATTGGCAACGGTTATTCGCCGAAAAAATGACTAAAACTATGCCAGAATCACAAAGCATAGAACCAATTTATAATGAAAAAGCCGGTATTTTGGCTGAGTTTGGAAAAATCATTTGCATTTCGCTTGGTTATTTTTTTGAAAATGAAAATAAAGAACCTACGCTCAAAGTTAAAAACATTTTCGGCGACAACGAAGCTGATATACTGAATGAATTTGTTTTGACAGTTCAAAAATTCAAGCACAAGTTTAAGGATTTTCAGTTTGCCGGGCACAACATCCGCGAGTTTGATATTCCGTACATCAGCCGAAGATTGTTGATTAACCAAATTCCGTTGCCCGATTTTCTGCCGGATGCCGGCGCAAAACCTTGGGAAGTAAAAATGTTCGACACATTGCAATACTGGAAATTCGGCGATTATAAAAATTATATTTCGCTGCATTTATTGGCAAATGTTTTAGGCGTTCCTACGCCGAAAGATGATATTTCCGGCAAAGATGTGCAGCGTGTTTATTACGAAGAAAATGATTTGCCGCGCATCGCAAAATATTGCGCGAAAGACGTTGCGGCTGTGGCAAATGTTTATCTTCGATTAAATCAATTGCCTTTGCTGAAGGAAGAGAATGTGGTAGTTGATTGA
- a CDS encoding methylenetetrahydrofolate reductase, with product MKITEHIQQAKDTLISFEILPPLKGKDISSIYNHLNPLMEFKPSWINVTYHRADTMIKKRNDGTFEKVAVRKRPGTVGICAAIMNHYQVDAAPHIICGGFTKSDTEDALIDLNFLGIRNVLVLRGDAAKNETHFEPEIGGHRYAIDLLKQVKNLNRGIYLDDEIIEGGKTDFCAGVAGYPETHFEAKSYEEDLQRLKEKADAGADYIMTQMFFDNKKFFKFVEDCKSLGINIPIIPGLKPLINKKQLSVLPKIFNVEIPHDLSNAILQTTNDADAEKIGIEWLVQQCKELKAFGVPVLHFYTLGKPQTIYNVVKEIV from the coding sequence ATGAAGATTACGGAACATATACAACAAGCCAAAGACACTTTGATTTCCTTTGAAATATTGCCGCCGCTCAAAGGCAAAGATATTTCATCCATATACAATCATCTGAATCCGTTGATGGAGTTCAAACCGTCATGGATAAATGTTACTTATCATCGAGCAGATACGATGATAAAAAAACGCAACGACGGAACTTTTGAAAAAGTTGCCGTGCGTAAACGTCCCGGAACGGTAGGCATTTGTGCAGCTATTATGAATCATTACCAGGTGGATGCTGCACCGCACATCATTTGCGGCGGCTTTACCAAAAGCGATACGGAAGATGCTCTCATTGATTTGAATTTTCTTGGCATCAGAAACGTATTGGTATTGCGCGGCGATGCGGCAAAAAACGAAACGCATTTTGAACCTGAAATAGGCGGGCACCGCTACGCGATTGATTTGCTAAAACAAGTAAAAAATCTGAATAGAGGAATTTATCTGGACGATGAAATAATTGAAGGCGGAAAAACAGATTTTTGCGCGGGCGTTGCCGGCTATCCCGAAACGCATTTTGAAGCCAAAAGCTATGAAGAAGATTTGCAGCGATTGAAAGAAAAAGCAGATGCAGGCGCAGATTATATAATGACGCAAATGTTTTTCGACAACAAAAAGTTTTTCAAGTTTGTAGAAGACTGTAAGTCGCTCGGCATCAATATTCCGATTATTCCGGGACTGAAACCCCTGATAAACAAGAAACAGCTTTCTGTGCTCCCGAAAATATTTAATGTAGAAATTCCACACGATTTATCCAATGCCATTTTGCAAACGACCAACGATGCAGATGCAGAAAAAATAGGCATTGAATGGCTTGTGCAACAATGCAAAGAACTTAAAGCATTCGGTGTGCCCGTGCTGCATTTTTATACATTGGGCAAACCGCAAACAATTTATAATGTTGTGAAGGAAATTGTGTAA